The DNA sequence TCGTTGTTTCTTCTTCATCATTATTTCTATGTCTTCCCAACAATTACTTGGTTAATTAGTTAAGTATATTTGAAATTGATAAATGAGTTTATAAATTTTGCTTAATTTCTCAATATTAAAATTGATGAGTTCTGcttaatttcataattatttaTAGATGATTATTGAAAACATGGGTATAATTGCTTTATTTGTAGGTACAGTTGCAGTGCTTAGGTTTATTCGGTCACTCTTCTTGGCCacctcaatttttaatttttctccacAAATTAAAAGAATTCAAATATTCAAGTACATTAGTTGTTGCTTTTTCTCTAGTGCAATATTATGAAACCCGTGAGCTAAGACACAGATTATGTgtccaattttatttatttccttcTTTTACAATTAATTCAAGATTTATCTAAGTTTGTGGAGTTTAGGTGAACTCTTGAATTTCATTACCTTGATTTGTTGAGTGGTTAGTTGATTGTATTTGGATGCTAAGAACTGTGGGTTAttggaagagaaaaagaaatggaATGTTGAGAGTGAGATTGATGGGTTGAGGAAGGAGGAGAGCCGTGGCGCAGATGAGGCGCCGGTTGGGTGTAGGAAGAGGAAGTTCATTGAATTGAGATTTAATTGCAAATTTAGGGACCACATTGATATTTAACTTtggtgaattatatgataaagatGTAATTTTACAGATCTTTCTTTTTATGTGATGAAAGAGAAATTGAAAATACTAAGATCTATATTTTgaacattaataaaataataaaaaataattataaaaggaatttaATTCTCTCTCTATACAACCTCAATCTGTACAGTAGAGTGTCCTTTTAACTTTTCTAACATATTTTACATGTTGGTAATttttgttagagatataattatttgtcTCCCCTTTGAATGGTATATTATGACATATGATATCAAAGCTTCTATGATCCTAAAAATTTAGAAGCtcttgtttaaaaaataatataagacaaataaaaagaagaaaaaaaattatgcaaaaaaattaataaattcaaaagaaattcttgtttaaaaaataatattagagatataataatttatgttatttttttctatcagtttaagcttttaaaaaaaatagtatcataacatatattaaaaataatcattAAATATAACTATTAATATTGTTCCTCCTATCAACTTAAATTTTAAGAGGAATGGTATCACAACAATTTTTAGTATATAGTTAACATAGATGACATTCATTATAAGACTCCGTAAATGGTTATATGAATATTGCAAATTTTTAGGAATATAAAGTtcttaaattttagaaataattctATGGTAgacaattataattaaaaactattaaaattaCTTTATAAAAAATACGAATAATATCATTATATTTAAAGTTATACCTTATGCacactaaaaattaaattcaattctttgATTAAATAACActaattagtaattattattcctATTTGTTATGATGATATGTTAGATCTATATGACCAGTTTGAAAGGATGAAATAAACGTTTCAATGAGAGAACTTATCTTTACAAAAATAACACAACTTTTAGAGAATATTATAATTTGTCAGGTTTTAGTCATCTGGACTTCGGTTAACCAGTGTAGGTTAAGCAACTCTAACACGTCAAAAAAACGTTTTTACGTTATAAGATGGTCAAAAATCACAATCTGAAACAACCATCCTTCAACCATAAGTTCGTTTATAAAACAGTACAGTGAAGGAGAGTATTCTCATCCAATTAAACATGTAGCATTCTGAATGTAACATTAACTAAATAAAGGTGTGAAGATTAATGGCTTTAAAATCCATATTGTTACGTGGTTGCTGTTCATTCGAGAATTAAGATCATCTTTGACTATTGTCTTTGCCACCACCATTCCCATGATACAAGCAAatgacaacaactccttcatcCACAGTCCATGGAAATTCAGCAAGTTTATTGTGTGAGTAACTTTGAATCACATGCCACAATTTTAACTCTTCCAACATTCTCTTGACAGTCATCAGTCTTAATCAATGCATCTTGTAACATGAAGGTCCAAACGTTGTCACAAAATCTGTATGTGTGGAGATGTCCCTGTGAAATTggacaaacaaaaagaaaaggaaaacagaaCAAGTCAGATTTTTATtacaaagaaaaaaggaaagcaaggaagaGTTAATGTACCATTTCTCACAAAGAAAATAAGTACAAATCTAAAATAAGGAATATGATGATTGACTAACTTGAGATTGCTTTGAGAATAGCTACTCCgaacccctttttttttttttaaattggataGAAAAGGGAGAATTTTGTTAAGAGAGAAGGAATTTACAATGACAATATTTACCATGTAACAAAGCATGCCAATCCTTTTGCATGTTAGAGCAAACTATATGTTGAACACTAAAGGAGAGccaaaaaaaaaaggggtaaTCCTCCCAAATAAAATCAACAAATGAAAGGAATTGTTGAAAAATCTAGAGTTGCTGTGTTGATGAACTGCATTATTAACATGAAATATCAACCCACAATAAaattgacaccaaaattaaagaaacataaaGCCTTGCCTTTTCAACATGCATTCAGCAGCAGGCTCTAAtacagttaaaagttaaaacaatgtGTAAattgatcaactttcaatcacaTGCTTTCATTACATCACCTTATATTCCATTAAAGTAAAAGAGTGATTGGAGAgcattcttgaagcaaaaaatgtTACTACTTATATACACAAAATAACAAATCTCTAAAAAGGCCAGACAACTGATGTTGACATCATCTTCTATTATGAGTAGAAAAATTTATGTCAATATTGATCATTATAGACAGTTTTGTCGACAAAAAGCCACTAAGAAAAACAATGGAGTGCAACTAAGGGCGACAAAGAAAGCTCTTCTTTCAGACTGCAGATCAATATACAATGATAAAATGTTGCTGCAAGCTTAGACTACATTAATTAATACACAATTAAAATGCAACAGAAAAATGTCAATAACCTTTCTATCTTATCCAGATTATCAAGGATTCAATAGTCACAATATATATGCAAATTAtcaatgactcaagatctctgTTATATAGCTTCAATTTAAATCTAAATATTTCCCCCTCTCTTTATTCTAAGCTATCTTCATATGCCACATGCATTCCTTGAGTATTAGGGCTAGGATAACGAGTTTTGTCAAAGGGAATAATAAAAATCTTCATATTGAACTATCAATTAGCACTATCTTAGATCATTTTGAACCTCTTGATGAAAGATGATAAAATTAGCACTTGTAATTATGAAAACACTTAACATATAGTAtagtaaatttcaaaaatttattcgttGCTAGTTATACTTGGAAGATTTCAAACAACAGAAGTACTTAAGGATACACACGGCAACATGACGAATGGTACAAAAATGgctgataaaaaattaaaaaatatatatatttctgtcaaatgtttttccttttatttgcaTTTCACTCATGATTCTACCACTCCATGTTTTCATACGGTGCATTATTCTCAGAAAAACATTTGAAGTTGCTTATCTAAGCCAAATGGTATTACTCTTCAAACATTTGCTATTTACTATTAAAAACCAGCAATCAACAATCATTACAAGTTATAAAACTCATCAGGTTACCAACCTTAACTAGCAGTACTCTAAGGTTACCTTATCGTGTTAACTGTAACAGTTCATGACAAGtctacaacaacaataacaatagaaGCAAGCAAGTCCAAATCAAATCTAATTTATCCTAAAAGACAAAACCTCATGTCACATCAAAACAAAGGAGCATATTTTGGTACCTTAATGGAGACCTTGCTCTTAACTTGTGTTTCCAATGCTTCAGCCATGGACTACAAAATCCACACACCATTAAAATAAACAACATGTTGAACACACAATATCGTGAAGCTTCAAAATTGAGGCAAAAAAACACgaacagaaagaaagaaaataagaaccaTATCAaagagcatatatatatatatatatatatatatatatatatataagaataattTTTACCTTATCAAACTGAACGAGAACCTGAATAGCAAGCTCTGGGCTAAGGGTTCCGTTTTGAACCATCTCGTCCAAAGTCTCCGTGAGGCACATTCCGATCGTTGATCTACGGTACAACTCGAACGTCGCCATTATTGGACGATAACTGCAAAAATTCATGTTAAAAAAATGTGCATGTTAACGAAGAAAACAgagaatataattaaaaaaaaggtcaataattaaaagaaaaaaagaaagaaagaaaagattgcAGTGATGAAAGGAAAGAAGTAAGATCTAGGATTTGGAATACGTGATGAGAAATCGAGAAATGGATTTGGAAGAGTTGAGTGAAGTTTGTTGTCGTTATCGTTCGTTGAGCTCtgcttcaattcttcttcctTCGTTTTCCCTCGATTTGATTTGGGGCTTTATATACCCTAGCATTCGGAGCTGGAGGTATATATAAGGGGGAGCATGGAGGTCAATGTGCAATGACAGTTTTACCCTCATTCATTTTCTTCAGTTCCACGTGACTTGCATGTGAGTATCAGAGTATGTGACTACTGCAAAGACAAACTATTCTCTAGATGTTGCTTTATTAGTCTTCGACTATCTCAAGTGTACATCAAAATCAGTcgctaaaattagttattagtataaaatatatgttaaaatataaatatatgttaaaaataaattaaatcacacatgtatttatatataaatatattggtaactgattttaataattgattttaatatataaataatattttttattgattttttatgaactaagtccaattaaattaaatattaaaaattagaataacgttatttataattgatttttgttGATATTAAATCAACTTAGTTAaacttgattaataaaaatatttaaatatgtagcattatttttttttctaatgaaTTTAATTAAGATGGGTAATAAAACTTTAAAAGTTTactgattaaaaaaattttataaaaaatataaaggttaaattttttttatatatgctcTTTGTTTCAaagttaaatctttttaaataagtaTCTTaagatattattaaaataatttgttataaattttttatattttaatatattttttatatttaatattattgtttGACTTGTTAGTTAATTCTATAAAGTTATTATCCTAATGTTGAtaaaaattctcattaaaaaaataattattcacatgaagatattttttatgtgaagacaataattaaaaattattaaataatttaatattttgactatttttttttttttaccaaagataggagactcgaacccacaacctcttaattgagtatggagagactatgtcatttaaaCTATTACTGATTGACAATATTTTGGCTAAATTATTTAACAAGTaacatatttttgtatttcaaCTGCTGTGAATGAACAACGACCTTTtttaaaacattagttttcaattCAATGCATTTGGGATaggattttttgttttaattcttCCTTAATTTAGCGCTTGTTTTTTCAAAatctgataaataaataaataattagtaattaatttttatttattcacatttttatcatattaataatacatataaatttatcatcataaaacacatattaaattttatataacatTATAGAGAAAAATAGCACACACATTTAAAAAAGACTTGATTAGATTTACTTTCTAAAAAGGGGATGCTCCCATAAAGATACGTAAAATGTCTTTTTGTAAGGACGTTTACGTGTCAcattattattggacgtattaatgaatcggttatttttaaatttcttaacaaatttaaataaaaccgatttttttattacaataacaataaattcattttttttaggaatttaattatttttaaaatttttagggatttaaatgttcgcaaaataaaaagttagggatatatttgtctttttattaaaaaatttaaaaatattcgatTTAGATTGTATAATTTGATCGGATCAAATCGGGTTTAATAATTGTAATGCAGACCATTGGATTTATTATTGTTACTATAATAAATCGATTTTGTtatagtttattaaaaaataaattattaaccggtTTAATACAGATGTgcaataataaaatgacacatataaacgtctttaaaaaaaaagattttaaatgtGTTTATTAAAGTGGTCTCCTTCTAAAAATACTTGGTTACCCAATAGTT is a window from the Arachis hypogaea cultivar Tifrunner chromosome 17, arahy.Tifrunner.gnm2.J5K5, whole genome shotgun sequence genome containing:
- the LOC112766296 gene encoding transcription initiation factor IIA subunit 2; this translates as MATFELYRRSTIGMCLTETLDEMVQNGTLSPELAIQVLVQFDKSMAEALETQVKSKVSIKGHLHTYRFCDNVWTFMLQDALIKTDDCQENVGRVKIVACDSKLLTQ